The following are encoded in a window of Balaenoptera ricei isolate mBalRic1 chromosome 1, mBalRic1.hap2, whole genome shotgun sequence genomic DNA:
- the LOC132373692 gene encoding developmental pluripotency-associated protein 3-like: MCQDWKRDRKITQTPKVSSVETHGIFSITFHWNPKVWRSFKLPVGSSEVNPTWSLESPQMSIDENSQAIPVASQTMSEVLIKNLSNLTLNPSIKLPFILPECLPQPTGRLLGENIPCRRGVTTMLTDQRDKMERLIQSIKKRYCKGVSRSDSQREPLQNDVETPSRVQRFRCSCHFCRSHRDPSEDNYENYYTNKYYSNYDTESDEP; this comes from the exons ATGTGTCAAGACTGGAAGCGGGACAGAAAAATCACGCAGACACCTAAAGTGAGCAGTGTTGAAACTCATGGCATATTCAG CATCACCTTCCACTGGAACCCAAAGGTCTGGAGGAGCTTCAAGCTCCCAGTGGGTTCATCTGAGGTTAACCCAACCTGGAGCCTGGAGTCTCctcaaatgtccattgatgaaaaTTCCCAGGCAATTCCAGTTGCCTCTCAAACTATGTCTGAAGTGTTAATAAAGAACCTCAGTAACTTGACGCTCAACCCTAGTATCAAATTGCCCTTCATTCTACCAGAATGTCTACCTCAACCGACTGGGCGGTTACTTGGTGAAAACATACCCTGTAGGAGAGGGGTGACGACCATGTTAACTGATCAGAGAGATAAGATGGAGCGGCTGATTCAATCTATTAAAAAGCGCTACTGCAAAGGAGTTTCTCGGTCTGACTCTCAAAGAGAACCACTGCAGAACGACGTTGAGACTCCCTCAAGAGTGCAAAGATTTAGATGCAGCTGTCATTTTTGCCGGTCTCATAGAGATCCTTCTGAGGATAATTATGAGAATTATTACACCAATAAGTATTACAGTAATTATGACACGGAGTCGGATGAGCCATAA